A single window of Coffea eugenioides isolate CCC68of chromosome 7, Ceug_1.0, whole genome shotgun sequence DNA harbors:
- the LOC113776981 gene encoding uncharacterized protein LOC113776981: MLTEHMKFTIDSSVSQPYSPFVINSENDICENHFVETCVSQNHIDRNLILPTDCRGKNVCFPPENAGGIHYTSDSTDNHCLLAMNSSLINLSDVQPAGSSQVNCNEQSFVIENQFQSEQVTNLKGRNGYSEISNLGMQLTNYTPPLFVNRHIPIIGSTPVISYDNRPLEYSEIYAGELINKKEYRTQAYFRWKKKRLRAKSRSIASTNIPEKQTSTTIVNECSSVVDVQRSSRCRSKHHRSSPTKTQPGLDSSNGHNNNLQLYFNDFETEVNNRLAACPRLSETVIRKIMQVLEANPYAKFFRNLREIPNLDNYYIVLKTLPGVDQRVYNRPTTSQVAALWVEGQQNGETSRRDIRVHTHSGTSKNIQYYYGCYDPLQYSILFPFGDLGWHQGIPKKEAKVNGRKGKKNQPVADLISPENAATAEQLIQNEEHAMENIHDDPNFVSLREYYCYKLQIRDTDESWLLHFARLLQQYIVDQYVKFEMQRLDFYRLQQEEIRREFLKGIIDALGSGESQVYNVGQHIILPPSFIGGPRNMRRKYMDAMTLVQKYGKPDIFLTMTCNPNWPEIKEHLIDKEEAQNRPDLLARVFHAKLEQLKDELLKKCIFGEVSAYTYVIEYQKCGLPHAHFLLILKSKFKMYTPEEYDKIVCAEISNKEKNEHLYNLVIKHMLHGPCGSLDPTSVCMRKNRTCKNNFLKNFCEETIQTLNAYPEYRRRDDGVQIKIKSALLDNRWVVPYNPYLLAKFDCHLNVEICSTIKTVKYIYKYIYKGHDRTNFCVVNNKSDLEIDEIKQYVSARTDKAAQDLNCTYVDFPDHFVWLPKQKYWKLGERGESIGRIMIDHPSEGERYYLRLLLSKVRCPTSFDDLRTFNGVQVETFQEATLIRGLLQNDNSQEICLQETSLFHMPYEMRRLFATLLVYSCPNDPKALWQNFESSMSEDFAKCSAMTSAQVKRNVLQQIDEFLQSMGKSIHSYNLILAGFSYENIENETQELRAERNIVISETDLHSIELLNEKQKKAFVVISERIYSDRPGVFFIDGPGGTGKTFLYKALLANVRSKGYLALATATSGIAASILPGRRTVHSRFKIPIDIFGGATCRVSKQTSLAAMIKEAKLIIWDKAPMSKKAAIEALDDLLRDLMNSEEIFGGKVVVLGGDFRQTLPVVRKGTKAEMINACLITSPLWHKLEKLQLTQNMRAKLDPLFTQFLLKIGDGTHETNENDIIKLPSSI; the protein is encoded by the exons ATGTTGACTGAGCATATGAAGTTTACTATCGATTCTTCTGTTTCTCAGCCATATTCTCCTTTTGTAATCAACAGTGAGAATGACATTTGTGAAAATCACTTTGTTGAAACATGTGTTTCACAAAATCACATTGATAGGAATCTAATTCTGCCAACTGACTGCAGAGGTAAAAATGTTTGCTTTCCTCCAGAAAATGCTGGAGGAATTCATTATACCTCTGATTCTACTGACAATCATTGTTTGCTCGCAATGAATTCATCTTTAATCAATCTGTCTGATGTTCAGCCTGCTGGTTCATCACAAGTGAACTGCAATGAGCAATCATTTGTTATAGAAAATCAGTTTCAGAGTGAGCAAGTCACAAACCTTAAAGGGAGAAATGGTTATTCTGAAATATCAAATCTAGGCATGCAACTAACTAATTATACTCCTCCCCTCTTTGTGAATAGGCATATACCTATAATAGGTAGTACTCCAGTTATATCTTATGATAACAGGCCTCTTGAATATTCTGAGATATATGCTGGAGAGCTGataaataagaaagaatatAGAACGCAGGCCTACTTtagatggaaaaagaaaagattgagAGCAAAGTCTAGATCAATTGCTTCTACAAATATACCTGAAAAGCAAACAAGCACCACAATTGTTAATGAGTGTTCCTCAGTTGTTGATGTTCAGCGTAGTTCTCGATGTCGTTCGAAGCATCACAGATCATCTCCCACAAAAACTCAGCCAGGCCTAGA TTCGAGCAATGGTCATAATAATAATTTACAGTTATATTTCAATGACTTTGAAACTGAAGTAAACAATCGGTTAGCAGCTTGTCCTAGACTATCTGAAACTGTAATTAGGAAAATTATGCAAGTTCTTGAGGCTAATccatatgcaaaattttttagaaatttgagAGAGATACCTAATTTAGATAACTACTACATTGTGTTAAAAACTCTACCTGGTGTTGATCAAAGAGTCTATAATAGACCAACAACTTCACAAGTTGCAGCCTTGTGGGTTGAGGGGCAACAAAATGGAGAGACCAGCAGGCGTGATATTAGAGTTCATACCCATAGTGGTACTTCAAAAAATATACAATACTATTATGGATGTTATGATCCACTCCAATATTCAATACTTTTTCCTTTTGGTGATCTTGGCTGGCACCAAGGAATACCAAAGAAAGAAGCAAAAGTAAATggaagaaaggggaaaaaaaaccaACCTGTAGCAGATTTGATTTCCCCTGAAAATGCTGCTACAGCAGAACAACTAATCCAAAATGAAGAACATG CAATGGAAAACATACATGACGACCCAAATTTTGTGTCCCTTCGAGAATATTATTGTTATAAACTTCAGATTAGGGACACTGATGAATCTTGGTTATTACATTTTGCTCGCCTCCTACAACAATATATTGTTGATCAATATGTGAAGTTTGAGATGCAAAGGCTCGACTTCTATAGATTACAACAAGAGGAAATTAGGAGAGAGTTCTTGAAAGGCATAATAGATGCTTTAGGATCAGGTGAGAGTCAAGTATATAATGTTGGCCAGCATATCATATTACCACCATCCTTTATTGGAGGGCCAAGAAATATGAGACGTAAATACATGGATGCAATGACATTAGTACAAAAGTATGGTAAACCAGATATATTTCTGACCATGACTTGCAATCCTAATTGGCCAGAAATAAAAGAGCACTTAATAGACAAAGAAGAGGCACAAAACAGACCAGATTTGCTTGCTAGAGTATTTCATGCTAAGTTAGAACAGCTTAAAGATGAACTTCTGAAAAAATGCATCTTTGGTGAAGTGTCAGCTTATACTTATGTCATTGAATACCAAAAATGTGGACTGCCACATGCACACTTTTTGCTAATTTTAAAGTCGAAATTCAAGATGTATACCCCTGAAGAATATGATAAAATTGTCTGTGCTGAGATatcaaataaagagaaaaatgaacATTTATATAATTTGGTCATTAAACATATGCTTCATGGACCATGTGGTTCACTTGATCCGACAAGTGTATGCAtgagaaaaaatagaacttgcAAGAATAATTTCCTTAAAAATTTCTGTGAGGAAACTATCCAAACTCTTAATGCATATCCTGAATATCGAAGGAGAGATGATGGAGTTCAAATTAAGATTAAATCAGCTCTTTTAGATAACAGATGGGTTGTACCATACAATCCATATCTTTTGGCTAAATTTGATTGCCATCTTAATGTTGAAATATGCTCTACAATTAAGACAGTCAAGTACATTTACAAGTATATCTATAAAGGTCATGATAGAACTAACTTCTGTGTAGTAAATAATAAATCTGATTtagaaattgatgaaattaaacAATATGTATCAGCTAG GACAGATAAAGCAGCTCAAGATCTAAATTGTACTTATGTAGACTTTCCTGATCATTTTGTCTGGTTACCTAAGCAAAAATACTGGAAATTGGGAGAAAGAGGTGAATCAATAGGTCGAATAATGATTGATCATCCTTCTGAAGGAGAACGATACTACTTGAGATTACTCTTATCAAAGGTTCGATGTCCAACTTCATTTGATGACTTAAGAACCTTTAATGGAGTTCAAGTAGAAACGTTCCAAGAGGCAACATTAATTCGAGGCTTGTTACAAAATGATAACAGCCAAGAAATTTGTTTACAAGAAACCTCACTTTTCCATATGCCCTACGAAATGAGGCGACTTTTTGCAACACTTTTGGTTTATTCTTGCCCTAATGACCCAAAGGCATTGTGGCAAAATTTTGAATCTTCTATGTCAGAAGATTTTGCCAAATGTTCAGCAATGACATCTGCACAAGTGAAAAGAAATGTCTTGCAacaaattgatgaatttttgcaatcCATGGGAAAAAGTATACATTCATATAATTTGATTCTCGCTGGATTCTCTTATGAAAATATAGAGAATGAAACTCAAGAATTAAGAGCAGAAAGAAACATTGTCATTTCAGAAACTGACTTACATTCAATTGAGCTACTCaatgaaaaacagaaaaaagcaTTCGTAGTCATATCTGAGAGAATTTACTCAGATAGACCTGGTGTTTTTTTCATTGACGGTCCAGGTGGTACTGGAAAAACATTTCTGTATAAAGCTTTGTTAGCTAATGTTAGATCTAAAGGCTATCTTGCTCTTGCTACAGCTACATCAGGAATTGCAGCTTCCATTTTACCAGGTAGAAGGACTGTACATTCCAGATTTAAAATTCCAATAGATATCTTTGGTGGTGCAACATGTCGGGTCAGTAAACAAACTTCTTTAGCTGCAATGATCAAAGAAGCAAAACTCATAATTTGGGATAAAGCACCAATGTCTAAAAAGGCAGCAATTGAAGCTTTAGATGATCTCTTAAGagatttaatgaattcagaagAAATATTTGGGGGAAAGGTAGTTGTACTTGGTGGAGATTTTAGACAAACATTGCCAGTTGTTAGAAAGGGAACAAAAGCTGAAATGATAAATGCATGTTTGATAACTTCTCCATTATGGCACAAATTAGAGAAATTGCAATTAACACAGAACATGAGAGCAAAATTAGATCCTTTATTCACGCAGTTTCTTTTAAAAATTGGAGATGGAACACATGAAACAAATGAGAATGACATAATAAAACTTCCATCTTCAATCTGA
- the LOC113778480 gene encoding probable S-adenosylmethionine-dependent methyltransferase At5g37990, whose product MPQGYAMNGGNGPQSYAQNSSYQRGAVDVAKELIKEEIDKELDVKQLSSTSVHPFRIADFGCSTGPNTFVAMKVIREALEEKLRKEGLASEVPEFQVFFNDHISNDFNTLFASLPPERHYLAAGVPGDFHKVLLPKASLHFAHSSCSLHWLSDVPKEVTDNTSPAWNKGKIHHGGAKKKVLEVYASQFANDLESFLNARAHELVDGGLMALVIPAVPDAIRESQTTIVTEKEFEVLGSCLMDLAKKGLVDELKVNMFNLPLYLPSPNEIKTLMKANEHLNVQRMEILSIPGKHVVFSNPSGIALYLRAALEGLLEKQFGSDIMDELFELFTQKLAESSSLFNPENQDMVVIFVLLKRKLRT is encoded by the exons ATGCCTCAAGGATATGCCATGAATGGAGGAAATGGACCTCAAAGCTATGCCCAAAACTCATCCTATCAG AGAGGAGCAGTAGACGTTGCAAAAGAACTTATCAAAGAAGAGATTGACAAAGAACTTGATGTCAAGCAACTTTCTTCAACCTCTGTGCATCCATTTCGCATAGCAGATTTTGGCTGTTCTACAGGACCAAATACATTTGTGGCCATGAAAGTGATAAGAGAAGCCCTGGAGGAAAAACTCAGAAAAGAGGGACTAGCATCTGAAGTCCCTGAGTTTCAAGTCTTTTTTAATGACCATATATCTAATGATTTCAACACACTTTTTGCTTCACTTCCGCCAGAGAGACACTACCTTGCAGCTGGAGTGCCTGGTGACTTCCACAAGGTTTTGCTCCCAAAGGCATCCCTTCATTTTGCTCACTCATCTTGCTCACTTCACTGGCTTTCAGATGTGCCAAAAGAGGTTACAGACAACACGTCCCCTGCATGGAACAAAGGAAAGATTCACCACGGAGGGGCCAAAAAGAAAGTTCTTGAGGTTTATGCATCTCAATTTGCAAATGACTTGGAGTCATTTCTGAATGCAAGGGCACACGAGCTAGTCGATGGAGGGCTGATGGCCCTTGTTATTCCTGCTGTCCCTGATGCCATCCGCGAATCTCAGACAACTATCGTCACAGAGAAAGAATTTGAAGTTCTAGGATCTTGCCTCATGGACTTGGCTAAGAAG GGACTGGTCGATGAATTGAAAGTGAATATGTTCAACTTGCCACTATATCTCCCATCTCCTAATGAGATAAAGACCCTGATGAAGGCAAATGAACATCTAAATGTTCAGAGAATGGAGATATTAAGCATTCCAGGAAAGCATGTGGTTTTCTCCAACCCTAGTGGAATTGCTTTGTACCTCAGAGCTGCATTAGAGGGACTTCTAGAGAAACAATTTGGAAGTGATATCATGGATGAATTGTTTGAACTGTTTACGCAGAAACTTGCAGAGTCTTCCTCTCTCTTTAACCCTGAGAATCAGGATATGGTTGTTATTTTTGTCCTCCTCAAGCGAAAATTGAGAACATGA
- the LOC113776982 gene encoding replication protein A 70 kDa DNA-binding subunit B-like has product MRSLLTDIEILNYKTLIENYAEPVPPMLPCVFELTNFSDLHKYADSENLCNIRGFVIQALPVKQTDLDSSSRDIIVVNEEKKLMLMTLWNEFEYDEGSKIADTISTAPLIIALRVKVTTFNTLSFTTRYSSGILINPPLPDDLSFRQWFSLNEEEIKNSLDAKTYNNANCLLPPPNEEDIKAISTFQASFPIQKTAWVQGTVKLAYGFIKYWTTACVNCHKIVNADIDWIIHCPSCKQQSEVELRARIPIIITDASSSIHCIISGEDAEKMIEFTPLQLKQAQEDGFEINIELNDALKKYTVRKNTVIKAYTAAELSHRPLPLALPEDTQVSSALGSSSTRHAETSSKDQMFTPTTKLVLEEIAGANSYKEGQTSTTSGAKRSLEFPEDLPADT; this is encoded by the exons ATGCGCTCTCTGCTCACAGATATTGAG ATTTTGAACTACAAGACTTTGATTGAAAATTATGCTGAACCAGTGCCACCTATGTTGCCTTGCGTATTTGAGCTGACAAACTTCTCTGATCTGCACAAATATGCTGATTCAGAGAATCTTTGCA ATATCAGAGGCTTTGTGATTCAGGCATTACCAGTAAAACAGACAGATCTGGATTCTTCTTCTAGAGACATTATAGTAGTCAATGAAGA GAAGAAACTCATGCTTATGACTCTCTGGAATGAATTTGAATATGATGAAGGGAGCAAAATAGCAGACACGATTAGCACTGCCCCTCTAATCATAGCTCTCCGTGTTAAAGTAACCACTTtcaata CTTTGTCATTCACTACAAGGTATTCATCTGGAATTCTGATAAATCCTCCACTCCCAGATGATCTCTCTTTCAGGCAATG GTTTAGTTTGAACGAggaagaaatcaagaattcacTTGATGCTAAAACATACAATAATGCAAACTGTTTACTTCCTCCTCCAAATGAAGAAGATATCAAAGCAATCAGCACTTTTCAGGCATCATTTCCAATT CAAAAGACAGCTTGGGTGCAAGGAACTGTCAAACTTGCATATGGATTCATCAAATATTGGACTACTGCTTGTGTGAATTGTCACAAAATTGTGAATGCTGACATTGACTGGATCATCCATTGTCCTTCATGCAAACAGCAAAGTGAAGTTGAACTCAG GGCTCGCATTCCAATTATTATAACTGATGCTTCGAGCTCAATACATTGCATTATATCTGGAGAAGATGCTGAAAAAATGATTGAGTTCACTCCACTGCAGCTTAAGCAAGCACAAGAAGAT ggatttgaaataaatattgaaCTTAATGATGCCTTGAAAAAGTACACAGTG AGAAAGAATACTGTCATTAAGGCTTACACTGCAGCTGAACTATCGCACCGTCCTCTTCCACTAGCACTTCCAGAAGACACTCAAGTTTCTTCTGCACTTGGTAGTTCATCAACAAGGCATGCAGAAACATCATCAAAGGATCAAATGTTCACACCAACCACAAAGTTGGTACTTGAAGAAATTGCTGGAGCCAATTCTTACAAAGAAGGCCAGACATCTACAACCAGTGGAGCAAAAAGAAGCCTTGAGTTTCCAGAAGATTTACCAGCAGACAcatga